The genomic DNA CAGTTGAGAGGGTTAGTCGGGAAGAAGTGGTAAAGGGAATGGGGAAAATGAAAGTGGGAAAGGCTGCTGGACCCTTGGAGGTAAGTGTTGAAATGATAGCGGCTAGTGGGGAGATCAGGATTGGTGTGATGGTAGAGCTGTGTCAGGGTGTGTTGGATGCCGGATGAGTGGGGGCTGAGTGCTGTGGTACCGATTTTCAAGGGGAAAGGGGATACAATGAGGTGTGGGGCATATAGGGGGGTGAAGTTGCTAGAGCATGCAATGAAGATTGTAGAAAAGGTGCTAGAGAGGAGATTGTAGAATATGGTGAAAGTGGACGAGATGCAATTCGGTTTTATGCCAGGCAAAGGAACAATAGATGCAGTGTTCATTTTGAGGAGGTTACAAGAGGAGTACGTAGACAAGGAGAAGAAGTTGTATCTGTGCTTCGTTGACCTGgaaaaggcatttgacaggGTCTCAAGAAAGGTATTGGAGAGGGCAATGAGAAAGAGAGGTATACCAgaggcaatggtgagagcagtgTTGAGTTTGTATGAAGGTGCAAAAACAAGGGTTAGAGTTGGGCTAGAGTTATCCAAGGAGTTTGAGGTGAAAGTTGGTGTGCACCAGGGGTCTGTGTTGTCGCCGTTGGTTTTTGCGATCATGGTTGACCTGGTTATGGAGTGTGATAAATGGTTTGATGAGTGAGatgttgtatgcagatgacttGGTTTTGATGAGTGAGATGATGGAGGGACTGAGGGAGAAGTTCTGGAAATGGAAGGAGGCATTCGAGAGCAAGGGGCTGAAGGTGAACCTCAGGAAGACAAAAGTGGTAGTGAGTGGGGCAGAAGATGAAGTGTCTGTGAGTAAGGTAGATCCATGTGGTATTTGTGGGAAGAGAgtaatggcaaattcagtgATGTGTGTAAAATGTGGGAAATGGGTCCATGGAAGATGCGCAATAGTAAAGAGGGTGACCTTGAGGTTAGGgagagattttgtgtgtggaagATGCAAGAAGCAAGCTGATGGATTACTGGAACCAGTAGAGGAGTTGTGTGAAGAGCAGGGTTCGACACCTGGCTACCTGCATTACTAGCCACCGGGCTAGTGATTTCTAGAATTTACTAGCCCGAAGCAAAACTTGGTAGCCCGGATCAATTTCCCTCGAGGTCTACTTCAACCCCAAACACGCAAACCTTCCTCTAAACTTATTGGCAAGGtcttttaaaatgataaagaatggaattttttcttccattgtGATAACATAATGTGTTATTTAAGGAAAAAAGCTAACAAAATGTTCATTTCACATTCACTTGTGCACACGGCGAAGGCTAACCGTAGAATGCCAGTGCACAAGCCACGGGAAGCTTGCTTTCCACGATGGATTAAAAGTTCTCTTTCTCTGGGTGCTCTCGTAAATCTTACTGCTTTCCTTTTTACTGGTACTTTCAGTTTCGGCCGCTTTCCCCTTTTTACATGGTGGCGCCTCGTAATTTGTCAAATATTGCTCCATCTTTACAATCAGTTCAATTGCGAAGCGATCGTGCGAGGCGATGTGCAAGGCATCACAACATTGGTAGGGAGAAAACTGGGGAAGACATTAACCATTAAGCTCAGAGTCTGGGATCTAGCGATGTTTACGAACTACACGCAAGATAAAAGAGACGCCAGAAGATGATagatttgttttctttacattttaaactttcttgtttttttaatcaactgtgAACTTCAAACTAGAACTAATTATATCTAGTTTACTTCCATTTTTCTACTAGCCAGCGGGCTATTAAATGTCGTTTTTTACTAGCCCGACAAAATTTTTACTAGCCTCGGGCTACCGGGCTAGCGGAGATGTCGAACCCTGGAAGAGGTGGAAATGGTGagaggtttctgttatttgggggatagggtgaatgcaagtggtggctgtgaggcagctgtgacagcaagagcaagaattggctgggtgaagttcagggaatgtggagagttgctgaactcaaaaaggttctcgctgaaggtgaaaggaatggtttatcggagttgtgtaagagtggtgatgttatatgggagtgagacatggtgtctgagggaaaatgagatagcaattttgagaaggactgagagagCAATGTGCGGTGCAAAACTTatgaagaaaaagaggacagaggacctcATAGAGATGTTGGGgttgaaggaaacagtggttcagatggcaaaggcaaatgaaGTGAGGTGGTATGGGtatgtgttgaggagggatgatgggcatgttctgagaaaagcgttggagttcgaagtgaagggcaagaggaagcaaGGATGACCAAAGAAGACATGGAAGAcgaagtggagaaggagagcaagagcattggtttggagaaaaaggatgccATAAATCGAGCGatatggagagtgggagttagaaagattgctgacaaagtggggtaaatccggccacccccATTTACGGGAAAAAGCCAGATCAAAATTACattgatgctgatgatgatgatgatgatgatttgcACTATTTGAACGCCTGTGCTCTCACATTATGGTGAAGAAAACTTGACGTCATGAAAGAATCATCTTGTGCATCTGTGACCAAGTTTCATTCAGGCAAATTATGTTCAGCCCCctcaacaaacattttcctgtACGCTGATGTATGTAATATGCTAAAAAAGTACTTTTCATCAAGTGATACTCACCAAAATGCAGTTATTCCAAGTACTTTTAAGGTGCAGAAACATGGGTGAATTTTCCCTCAGAATGTACAGATGGAGTTCTGTTGTTTCAACTTTAAAGGACTCATGGTTTTCATTGTTCGAATTGATGGGGTCCCCAAAACTGTATGTGGATTCATTACTATCACTACGGTAACGACTTCCACCAAAGGGAGAAGTTGCTCTAGAAAAGTCAGCAGATCGTTGTCTTTGGAAACTATTTGATGACTGTTGATACGACAGCTCAAGTTCTGTGCTACTAGAGCTGGAGTCTAGGTCTAAATCATCCTTGTCTGTGTTTTTCCATTGCTGATGAGGAGATGTTGGCCTTTTCTTTTGTCTGTGACTTACACTTTTTGCCTGCAGTCTATTACTTGAATTTGATTGCATGGTTTGACCCTCACGACCCAATGGTGGAGGTGGAAGAGGACGACAGTTTTTGCTCTTCACTTTATCAATGATTCCCCTTGCATCAAAGTGGTCAATGCTTCGTAAATCAGGATTGGAAGCACTAAGGTGACGTCTACTTGTTTGTCCAGATAAAGAGAGTTGAGTGAGAGGCTGGCTCACCACTCTAGACATGTACCGTTTGTGCTGAACAGCAAGAGATTTGTCATGACCTTGCTCTAATGCATCATGTCTTAAAACTGGGGAAGTACTGAGAATTGATGCCTGGACAGCTAGCTTACACGTTGCATTACTCTCGCCGAATGGAACTGACACTGGTTGGTAATGTGAGCTTGCTGGCTGAAAAGGCTTTTTATATTCCAACCGAATATGCTGGTTCTTTGTCTTCAAATCCCCACCAAGAAATTCGGCAACATCGTGAATCTAAAGAAAATGCACCCAAGCCATGCATTAGCAATTTTATTAACCTCTCACATATATAACACCACCTAATTCAAATTTATCCAGCTGTGCTTAACAGTAAAACCaactagggttagggttagggttagggttagagagTAACCCATTAACAAAGTAACCCATTAACAAATAGATCGTCTGGTTTTAGACAAAGTAAATTTCGTAAGAGTCACTCTAACTGACCAAGCTCGAGACATACGGTATAACATCAAGGGAACTGATGCTCTTAACGAGCTATTTAAAGGGTAGAAGGAGCTCAGTTGCTATTGGCGGAGTGCAGTCAGAATACAGACTGATCACACATGGTGTTCCGCAAGGATCGGTCCTGGGGCCACTGTTATTCATCATCTTTGTAAATGATCTCCCAAACTCAGTCTCTCAGTCAACTGTTGACATCTACGCAGACGATACTACTTTAAGCACTTCCGCTGTAGTCTCAGATCTACCTGCAATTCAGCAGAGGCTCTAAGACGACATAAACAAGATTGCAGACTGGACATCTTACAACAAGATGGTGCTTAATGCCTCTAAAACGAAAAGTCTTCTCGTAACTGGCAAGCgactggaaaagaaagctccAGATACGAACTTTAAATTATCATGCATCGATAGTGAGATTGAGCAAAAAACTTCACATAAGCTACTTGGAGTAAAATTAGACAATCACTTGAGTTTTACTGAGCACATAGAtgacatttgtaaaaaaatgtcaCAACGTATTGCGGTGCTGAAGAAGATAAAGCATAACCTGCCTCTTCCAGAGCGTAAGCTTTATTTCAACGCCCTGATCAAGCCAATAATGCTGTATGGCTCATGTGCATGGTGTACTGCGTCAGAAGAGAACGTAAACCGCGTATCCAAGCTGCAAAAGCGAGCAGCTCAAGTAATCCTAGATGCACATATCGATGAAAGGAGCGAGTTGCTTTTTAGACGACTTGATTGGCTGCCGCTTAAGGAAGAGCTAAAGCTAAAAAGGGCTAGTTTAATATTTAGGCGCATCAAGGATGAAAATAATTGTCCTAGCTATATAACGAAACTTCTAACGAGGAACTCGGACCGACACACCAGAACCAGTCGCTATGGGAAATATAACTTAGTGTGCCCATCCTATAACAGAGAAACGGAAGGGGGGCGAACTTTCCAAGccaatggagcaaaattgtggaaCAGTATCCCTTTAGACATTCGCAAGAAAGACTCCATTGGCTCCTTCAGAtcctcttttaaaaaatatttgttagCCAAGAACTCTTAGCTTAGTTCCTGGTTGCATTTTTAGATTTAGATTCTTCAAACTTTTTTCCATATTCTTAAATTTTTAGCTGTTttctattttgtaattttttattatctcacaaGTGTAATTagtaacttaatttttaacttagGTTAGAGGGCCACTGGTTTGTCAGTTTTTAACTGTTATGTGTTAccctctataaataaagttgttacttacttacttacttacttacttactaaaGAGTTAAAGTTGAGTTCAGTAGACGTGGAtgttgataatgataatgataatgataatataggaactttattttcagacaataatgtttaaagctggatagcttgtggggtcattcacaaatgaagtcaaatcaaattaatacatatcaaatcatattaGTTTTTTAGGAGTTGGGAAAGCCagattacccggagaaaaacctcttggaccagagtagagaaccaacaaagtttacccacatatgacaccggaTCTGATACTGTGGCCCATGGGATACTCTTGGATCGCCTCCAATATGATTTTGGAATTTCAGGTTCTGCACTTAATTGGATTGAATCGGACCTCTCTAACAGAACCCAGCGTATCTCTATAGACGGAGTTCTATCGAATATTTTCAATCTTAAATCTGGAGTTCCACAAGGCAGCTGTCTCCGGCcattattattttctctttatGCTAGCAAGCGTCGAATCGCATCGTCCTAATTCTCATTGTCATGCAGATGATACAACTGTACATTTCGTTTAGACCAGGAAATGATTTAGACAAAGCCGCTTCCTTAACTGCCATGGAATCATATATTGCTGATATCAGTCAGTGGATGCATGTGGATAAGTTAAAACTGAATACGGATAAGACAGAGTGTCTTCGGATATTGGAACGTGTCAACAACTTCAGAAAGTTAGTAACATCAGTATCTTATCAGTTGGCAACTCCCAAATTGTTCAATCATGTGAAGTTCGAAACTTAAGAAACTGGTTTGATTCGAAAATGAATATGCTAACTCATGTCAATAGAACTTGCTCATCCGCTCCACATTATCTTCATATATAACATTATGCAGAATTAGAAAATATTTAAGTCATCCAGTCACCAAATCACTAGTTCATGCTTTTATAACCAGTAGAGTAGATTTTTGTAACATTCTACTATAGAGCCTCCCGAATTCACATATCGTGAAACTCCAATGGATACAGAACGCCGCAGCTCAGTTGGTCATGGGAACACTATGAAGATTCTGTCATGTTACACCATTGCTTTTCCACCTTCATTGGTTCCCGATTAGATACTGTATAAAGTTTAAGATTCTACTTTTGACATTTAAGTGCTTATGTGGTCTAGCTCCTAATtatttgattgatttaattAGTATCAAAAAGCAATCCAGGTACTATCTTCAATCAAACAAGTCTTTATTACTTGAGTTACCTACAGCCTGTAGTATTAAGACCCGTCCAACCCTTGGCGATCGTGCATTCCAGTCAGCTACACCTTATCTCTGGAATGCATTACCTTTGACAATTCGCAACATAAAGACATTGAACACTTTCAAGACTGCTGTTAAAACTCATTTTTTTAACTTAGCTTTCAAATAGTTTTCCTTATTCATGTCTTATTACTTATATATTATTAACTAGTTCTAACTAGTTCTAACTAGGCTTTGATTGTGTatagaaaaatttggttttatcaacggagttgataatgtaaattggccaccgtacagagattctaaaagctgacgtttcgagcgttagcccttcgtcagagcgaatcgctctgacgaagggctaacgctcgaaacgtcagcttttagaatctctgtacggtggccaatttacattatcaactccgttgataaaaccaaatttttgattgTGTATAGGTTCAtagtttttaatagtttcactacttttaacATAATTTTACTTTAAACAATATTGTGAAGCACAACTGAATAGGTTTGAGGTTTGAGTAAGGCTCCAGCACTTCACTAAGTAGCCtggcttctggctgttatacacaattgtggtctcattcacacagaagccctacAAGCTAATCCtgtcaagccgaccacatgctggaaaggtcagaccacaacactgggaacactgtcccctactcttttcgaatagtgtgtgggatctttaaagtcccacagagttaatgaacaagggttgtgagacgggacctccggcttatcgtccttatccgagaagactagagagtctaaccatttgcagatgtaatcacaaaggcagcactttctcctcagttatttaaagaccctgagtgttggtccggccggagttgaactcacgacctcccgcgtgacagcccggtgctcaaccaactgagccaccggtgcacggtaTATCTATATAGAGGTCTGCACTATATAAATGTAaatcattattaattattatctgggaatcgaacccgggcttcattggtgggaggtgagtacTCTAACCACTGCATCATCCCCGCTTATTAACTTCTTGATGAGGTTTCCTGTTTGACTCAGTAAATTATCAAAAGATTTAGCAGGCATCTTTTTTGACTTTGTCTCTTCTGTATGTAGATTAAGTTGTTTTTGACAAACATGTGGCTAGAGGTACACAGTTATGTGTTCCATTAAAGGAGGAAACAGACAAGAGATCAAGTGAGCTCTTTTTAAAactgacttaactgattagagtgtaatatgaagtgctaagtttctaccccatatgaaccatgtgaacattagccctactaatgcaaatgggcccacacaaggacagagaaaactctgactagggtgggaactgaacccacaaccttcgggttagatcactgctgctctaccgactgagctacaaggtcagacgggagcaggctgtgggaattgaagatgttaaagtcacggcaatgaacatgtacaagtacaaggagggattacgtttttgcaaacattggccatgtagcacttatatttgaacttGCACATATCCAAGCCGTggctttaacatcttcagttcccatggcctgctcccgtctggccttgtagctcagtcggtagagcagcggtgatctaacctgaaggtcgagggttcaattcccaccctggtcagagttttcctctgtccttgtgtgggcccatttccattagtagggctaatgctcccacggttcatatggggtagaaacttatcacttcacattacactctaatcagttcaGTCTGTTAAAACACGAGTGCTACacgaccaacgtttgcaaaaacattACAGTGTTCGTTCACCCACGCTTTCCCAAATGGTCTCAAAAAGGAACATtcaatacaaaacaatagcaaccACGCAGCATTTGTTCTAGAACAATATCAATGAGGCTAATGTCATGATTTCCCTGAGGACGACCAGAACAAACGCTATATATTTACAagaattacgtttttgcaaacgttgaaATGCTTTACATCACCGTTCAAATGTTTTACTTTGTTATAGTTTCAGAAATTAATTGCGTCAGTTTCCAGCTGCAAGATTCAggactttattataattatgtcgTCAAGCTTTCCGATAAAATGGTCAGAACGTAGTAATATAATCTAAGCTATGTTCTGAAATTTCAACAACACTCTCAACAAAATAACCCTGCCAGCGCCAATTGAACATTATATGTAACTATATTATTGCCACTTctagattcccatacaaatagATGCCTTtgatcaaaatgttttaaaaagttCAATAATGAAAAATGGCTTCTGCGTGTGAAGAGACGAATACATACGTCCTAAATACTCAACTATCAcgcaaaaaaggaagaaaatcgAATTTATACTAGACGTATGGGTATCTACCTGGTAAATAAGTCAAATGTCAGACTGCTCAGGACGATTAGCTTATCGGATAACAACGTGAACACTCGCTTACCAGTTGCACTGATGTAACGCAAGCTAAATCCACCTTGATCTTGAtatcttttgcaatttttggcggATTCTCGGTGATGTAAAGCATTTCACTGCCCAGAACCGCAAACTGAAAAGTTCTGTTAAATCCATCAGCAACAATCACACAAGGCTCGATAACGCGCACTCCTTCATATCGCTCCTGCGACAAATTCCGCTTCAAAAAGCTGTATACTTTCTGATGTTTTTGAACTCCATCCTCAAAACTGGAAACTGCCATCAAGAACGCTCTGAATATTATGAGCGCAAAATTTCAATTCACGCCATGTTCTGCGCTCTCGAGATCAGTAAAGTGATAACGCCTTTGCCACGCGCGCATCGTTGACAATATTTCCAATGCTGTGCACGTCATACAATAAAACCAATGGGATTTGGGCAAATGTGGACAGCTCGCGCGCAAAATGTTATGGAGCACGCGCGAGTTATTGCAATTGCACGAAACAAACGTACTCAGCAACGGCGAAATCTTGaaagtacaacaaaaaaagaagtTATCAGATTTGCATGATTTGAGTGCttgaaatttgaataaatttttttctttgcaagtAAAAATCACTCGGAAACATCTGTCCTGACAGATGTCTAACCCTTCTATTCGGTCAAGGTGATATAAACTCCTTCAGAAAAACCCTGACATTAACatgttcaaatgcgctttacaagcaaatGGTTGgaatttcaagtcttctcggataaggaatatataccgtaggcccc from Montipora foliosa isolate CH-2021 chromosome 7, ASM3666993v2, whole genome shotgun sequence includes the following:
- the LOC138011432 gene encoding uncharacterized protein C12orf56-like, which produces MAVSSFEDGVQKHQKVYSFLKRNLSQERYEGVRVIEPCVIVADGFNRTFQFAVLGSEMLYITENPPKIAKDIKIKVDLACVTSVQLIHDVAEFLGGDLKTKNQHIRLEYKKPFQPASSHYQPVSVPFGESNATCKLAVQASILSTSPVLRHDALEQGHDKSLAVQHKRYMSRVVSQPLTQLSLSGQTSRRHLSASNPDLRSIDHFDARGIIDKVKSKNCRPLPPPPLGREGQTMQSNSSNRLQAKSVSHRQKKRPTSPHQQWKNTDKDDLDLDSSSSSTELELSYQQSSNSFQRQRSADFSRATSPFGGSRYRSDSNESTYSFGDPINSNNENHESFKVETTELHLYILRENSPMFLHLKSTWNNCILKSTLHFDRRSSSSNSPTSYSSKVDNSQLLHLFNQLKTEILQSHIMETTFVLVQELLTAAEKSFNLKKYFWKSPDLFVFMVGQLEKYMPSSPNRSSLKKGGNREDELDYVVVLLQAFICFFQETDILSTRLTVIKDHKGRSIKDLLRTLVIHPLTTGQSPGVPEISPAAKLLLSGANRNTFTVGSGDEEMNKLLIEVMDSATSLLFELICIVHQANCFSLEGNVLNIFWLMKILEAQEQTKPFVDRVMARLTSLVSSAEKYLCPSDAVLLYRQLFVLKNFLEYSTLVATHIQEGYAEEFRYYIRKPVVQKKLPSKFPLTRPTIELLEKVTSFVLNRRAIQQSICK